The following coding sequences are from one Halorubrum sp. BOL3-1 window:
- a CDS encoding hydantoinase/oxoprolinase family protein translates to MGGRSVDDRATDDRATDGRATDDRPTDRAIGVDVGGTFTDVALSLDGDLVTAKVPSTDDQSGGAVAGIEKACEAAGIDPESVTDFSHAMTVSVNALLENDGARTALVTTEGFRDVLEIGRQTRPSLYDLDAEKPTPPVPRRRRFEVSERATADGIERPVDEGDLDSLVADLRDADVESVAVCLLHAYATPENERRVADALREALDVPVSASHEVLPEFREYERTSTTVVDAYVRPAIDGYVGRLTERARDVGLPQPRIMQANGGVTDADTVRRNAVTTVLSGPAAGVVGASAAATDADRDGLITFDMGGTSSDVSLVRDGEVERTTESAVADRPIGTPTVDVETVGAGGGSIAWVDAGGALRIGPRSAGADPGPACYGKGGTEPTVTDADLVLGYVGADTTLGGDLSLDAGAARDALAALADEAGMDGPVAAAMGVHRVANADMTRAIRSVTVERGHDPRAFGLVAFGGAGPMHAVSIADGLDVERVVVPHASGVLSAYGLLAADETRDAVRTHHGPLAAVDADRVDAVYGELADRLFREVSDRDAARVAYAADLRYAGQSFELTVDVERPFDPATAGERFAAAHESAYGYRADEPVELVNCRATATVPRSAPAIESVGSAGAEPRTTREAVFPDGTHETPVYDRERFPADGAAEGPVVVEGDESTVVVPPAWRVRLRADGALIAEVSGA, encoded by the coding sequence ATGGGCGGGCGATCGGTGGACGACCGAGCGACCGACGACCGAGCGACCGACGGCCGAGCGACCGACGACCGACCGACGGACCGAGCCATCGGCGTCGACGTCGGCGGGACGTTCACCGACGTGGCGCTCTCGCTCGACGGCGACCTCGTCACCGCGAAGGTGCCGAGCACCGACGACCAGAGCGGGGGGGCCGTCGCGGGCATCGAGAAGGCCTGCGAAGCCGCCGGTATCGACCCCGAGAGCGTGACCGACTTCTCCCACGCGATGACCGTCTCGGTCAACGCGCTGTTGGAGAACGACGGCGCGAGAACCGCTCTCGTGACGACCGAAGGGTTCCGCGACGTCCTGGAGATCGGTCGTCAGACCCGCCCGTCGCTGTACGACCTCGACGCCGAGAAGCCGACGCCGCCCGTCCCCAGGCGCCGCCGGTTCGAGGTGTCGGAGCGCGCGACCGCCGACGGGATCGAGCGCCCGGTCGACGAGGGCGACCTCGACTCGCTCGTCGCGGACCTCCGCGACGCGGACGTCGAATCCGTCGCGGTTTGCCTCCTTCACGCCTACGCCACCCCGGAGAACGAGCGGCGCGTCGCGGACGCCCTGCGGGAGGCCCTCGACGTTCCCGTGTCGGCCTCCCACGAGGTCCTCCCGGAGTTCCGCGAGTACGAGCGCACCTCGACGACGGTCGTCGACGCGTACGTGCGGCCGGCGATCGACGGGTACGTCGGTCGGCTCACCGAGCGCGCGCGGGACGTCGGTCTCCCCCAACCGCGGATCATGCAGGCCAACGGCGGCGTCACCGACGCCGACACCGTCAGGCGGAACGCCGTGACGACCGTCCTCTCGGGACCCGCGGCGGGCGTCGTCGGCGCGAGCGCGGCGGCGACCGACGCCGACCGCGACGGGCTGATCACGTTCGACATGGGCGGCACCTCCAGCGACGTGAGCCTCGTCCGCGACGGCGAGGTCGAGCGGACCACGGAGTCCGCGGTCGCCGACCGACCGATCGGGACGCCGACGGTCGACGTCGAGACGGTGGGCGCCGGCGGCGGGTCGATCGCGTGGGTCGACGCCGGCGGCGCGCTCCGGATCGGCCCGCGCTCGGCCGGCGCCGACCCCGGTCCCGCTTGCTACGGCAAGGGCGGAACGGAGCCGACCGTCACGGACGCGGACCTCGTGTTGGGGTACGTCGGGGCGGACACCACCCTCGGCGGCGACCTGTCGCTCGACGCCGGGGCCGCCCGCGACGCGCTCGCGGCCCTCGCGGACGAGGCGGGGATGGACGGTCCGGTCGCGGCCGCGATGGGCGTCCACCGCGTCGCGAACGCCGACATGACCCGCGCGATCCGCTCCGTCACCGTCGAGCGCGGCCACGACCCCCGCGCGTTCGGTCTCGTCGCCTTCGGCGGTGCGGGACCGATGCACGCGGTCTCGATCGCGGACGGGCTGGACGTCGAGCGGGTCGTTGTCCCGCACGCCTCCGGCGTCCTGTCGGCGTACGGTCTGCTCGCGGCCGACGAGACCCGAGACGCGGTGCGGACGCACCACGGACCGCTCGCAGCGGTCGACGCGGACCGGGTCGACGCGGTCTACGGCGAACTGGCCGATCGGCTGTTTCGCGAGGTCAGCGACCGGGACGCGGCGCGGGTGGCGTACGCCGCGGACCTCCGGTACGCCGGGCAGAGCTTCGAACTCACCGTCGACGTCGAGCGACCGTTCGACCCCGCGACGGCCGGCGAGCGGTTCGCGGCGGCCCACGAGTCGGCGTACGGCTACCGCGCGGACGAGCCGGTCGAACTGGTGAACTGCCGCGCGACGGCGACGGTTCCCCGGAGCGCGCCGGCGATCGAGTCCGTCGGGAGCGCCGGCGCCGAACCCCGGACCACGCGAGAGGCGGTGTTCCCGGACGGAACGCACGAGACTCCCGTCTACGACCGAGAGCGGTTCCCGGCGGACGGGGCGGCCGAGGGGCCGGTCGTGGTCGAGGGCGACGAGAGCACGGTCGTCGTCCCGCCCGCCTGGCGCGTGCGACTCCGCGCCGACGGCGCGCTGATCGCGGAGGTGAGCGGCGCGTGA
- a CDS encoding hydantoinase B/oxoprolinase family protein translates to MSDADADPEIDPVSLEILRNQLESVASEMGHVLIRGAYSPNIKERRDCSTALFDAHGRMVAQAEHIPVHLGAMPDAVAVVREKDPKPGDVFVVNDPFAGGTHLPDVTLVSTIAPDGEVVGYAVSRAHHADVGGSAPGSMPPGAREIYEEGLRLPAVRLVDGGEPNAAVRDLILANVRTPDEREADLRAQRAANARAEERVGELLDEHGKTLIDAFDAVIDYSRDQMETEIGSLPDGTYRAKDVLEGDGVTDEDVPVAVTVTVDGATIDVDFAGTADRVAGNLNAPFSVAKSAVYFVVRAVTDPEIPPNHGCYEPVSVSAPAESLLDPDPPAAVVGGNVETSQRVTDVTLAALAEAVPDRVPAGGQGTMNNLIIGDRSGEFTYYETIGGGFGGRPAKDGMDGVQVGMTNTLNTPVEALETAYPLRVERYALRPSSGGDGRYRGGLGLERTVTVETDATVSLLTERRRTAPRGLDGGEDGATGRNLIDGETVPAKASVDVAAGTTVSVRTPGGGGHGDPAERDPDARERDRRDGKVEK, encoded by the coding sequence GTGAGCGACGCGGACGCCGACCCGGAGATCGACCCGGTCTCGCTGGAGATCCTCCGCAACCAGTTGGAGAGCGTCGCGAGCGAGATGGGTCACGTGCTGATCCGCGGCGCGTACTCGCCGAACATCAAGGAGCGACGGGACTGTTCGACCGCGCTGTTCGACGCTCACGGCCGGATGGTCGCGCAGGCCGAACACATCCCGGTCCACCTCGGCGCGATGCCCGACGCGGTCGCGGTCGTCCGCGAGAAGGACCCGAAGCCGGGCGACGTCTTCGTCGTCAACGACCCGTTCGCCGGGGGAACCCACCTCCCGGACGTCACGCTGGTCTCGACGATCGCGCCGGACGGCGAGGTCGTCGGCTACGCGGTGTCGCGCGCGCATCACGCCGACGTCGGCGGCAGCGCGCCGGGGAGCATGCCGCCCGGCGCGCGGGAGATATACGAGGAGGGCCTTCGCCTGCCGGCGGTCCGACTCGTCGACGGCGGCGAGCCGAACGCGGCCGTCCGCGACCTGATCCTCGCCAACGTCCGGACGCCGGACGAGCGCGAGGCGGACCTCCGGGCGCAACGCGCCGCGAACGCCCGCGCCGAGGAGCGCGTCGGGGAACTGCTCGACGAGCACGGCAAGACGCTGATCGACGCGTTCGACGCCGTCATCGACTACTCCCGCGACCAGATGGAGACCGAGATCGGTTCCCTCCCCGACGGTACCTACCGGGCGAAGGACGTCCTCGAAGGCGACGGCGTGACGGACGAGGACGTTCCGGTCGCAGTAACTGTCACCGTCGACGGCGCCACGATCGACGTCGACTTCGCTGGGACCGCAGACCGGGTGGCGGGCAACCTCAACGCCCCGTTCTCGGTCGCGAAGAGCGCGGTCTACTTCGTCGTCCGCGCGGTCACCGACCCGGAGATCCCGCCGAACCACGGCTGTTACGAGCCGGTGTCGGTCTCCGCGCCCGCGGAGTCGCTGCTCGACCCTGACCCGCCGGCCGCGGTCGTCGGCGGGAACGTCGAGACGAGCCAGCGCGTCACGGACGTGACGCTGGCCGCGCTCGCGGAGGCGGTCCCCGACAGGGTCCCGGCAGGCGGGCAGGGGACGATGAACAACCTGATAATCGGTGACCGGAGCGGGGAGTTCACCTACTACGAGACCATCGGCGGCGGGTTCGGCGGCCGCCCGGCGAAGGACGGCATGGACGGCGTTCAGGTCGGGATGACCAACACGCTCAACACGCCGGTCGAGGCGCTGGAGACGGCGTACCCGCTCCGCGTCGAGCGGTACGCGCTGCGCCCGTCGAGCGGGGGCGACGGGCGCTACCGCGGCGGTCTCGGTCTCGAACGGACCGTCACCGTCGAGACGGACGCGACCGTCTCGCTCCTGACCGAGCGCCGGCGGACCGCCCCGCGGGGACTCGACGGCGGCGAGGACGGCGCGACCGGTCGGAACCTGATAGACGGCGAGACGGTCCCGGCGAAGGCGTCGGTCGACGTCGCGGCCGGAACGACGGTCTCCGTCCGCACGCCCGGCGGCGGCGGTCACGGCGACCCCGCCGAGCGCGACCCGGACGCGAGAGAGCGGGACCGACGGGACGGAAAAGTCGAGAAGTGA
- a CDS encoding beta-CASP ribonuclease aCPSF1 — MSQVDNQLDTLKSEIEQEIPNDITVTDVKYEGPELVVYTRDPKRFAGDGDLIRRLASKLRKRITVRPDPSALSPPASAEDEVRDVIPEDAGVTDLDFHEDTGEVVIEAEKPGMVIGRRGSTLREITQEVGWTPEVVRTPPIESSTVSNVRGFLKNEREERRDILERVGRQIHREEMSDDEWVRITTLGCCREVGRSAFILNTAETRILIDCGDKPGAEGEVPYLQVPEALGAGAQNIDAVVLTHAHLDHSALVPLLFKYGYDGPIYTTEPTRDLMGLLTLDYLDVAAKDGRTPPYESAQVRDAIKHTIPLEYGDVTDIAPDIKLTFHNAGHILGSAVTHFHVGDGLYNVAFSSDIHYEDTRLFNGAVNDFPRVETLVLESTYGGRGDYQTDQDDSEEALKEVINETYEQGGKVVIPAFAVGRSQEIMLVLEEAMREGEIPEMPVHLDGMIWEATAIHTTYPEYLRDDLQDRIFHDDENPFLAEQFNHIDAGEDERQEVTDGDECIIISTSGMIEGGPIMSWLRHIGPDPDSNLVFVGYQAQGTLGRRIQNGWDEIPVDGWGGGSRGDTLTLQMGMEVVDGFSGHADRQGLENFVKTMNPRPEKILCVHGDESSVQDLSSALYHDYNVRTFAPKNLETFRFK; from the coding sequence ATGAGTCAAGTCGACAACCAACTCGATACGTTGAAATCGGAGATCGAACAGGAGATTCCGAACGACATCACGGTCACAGATGTCAAATACGAGGGCCCGGAGCTGGTCGTGTACACGCGCGACCCCAAGCGGTTCGCCGGCGACGGCGACCTGATCCGACGGCTCGCCTCGAAGCTCCGCAAGCGGATCACGGTCAGACCGGACCCGAGCGCCCTCTCGCCCCCGGCGAGCGCCGAGGACGAGGTCCGCGACGTGATCCCGGAGGACGCGGGCGTGACCGACCTCGACTTCCACGAGGACACCGGCGAGGTCGTCATCGAGGCCGAAAAGCCCGGAATGGTGATCGGTCGCCGCGGCTCGACGCTCCGCGAGATCACCCAGGAGGTCGGCTGGACCCCCGAGGTCGTCCGGACGCCGCCGATCGAGTCTTCCACCGTCTCGAACGTCCGGGGCTTCCTGAAAAACGAGCGCGAGGAGCGCCGCGACATCCTCGAACGGGTCGGCCGCCAGATCCACCGCGAGGAGATGTCCGACGACGAGTGGGTCCGGATCACGACGCTCGGCTGCTGCCGCGAGGTCGGCCGCTCGGCGTTCATCCTCAACACCGCCGAGACGCGGATCCTCATCGACTGCGGCGACAAGCCCGGTGCCGAGGGCGAGGTGCCGTACCTCCAAGTGCCGGAGGCACTCGGCGCGGGCGCACAGAACATCGACGCGGTCGTGTTGACTCACGCCCACCTCGACCACTCCGCGCTGGTCCCCCTCCTCTTCAAGTACGGCTACGACGGCCCGATCTACACGACTGAGCCGACCCGTGACCTGATGGGGCTGCTCACCCTCGACTACCTCGACGTCGCGGCGAAGGACGGGCGGACGCCCCCGTACGAGTCCGCACAGGTCCGCGACGCGATCAAACACACAATCCCCTTGGAGTACGGCGACGTGACGGACATCGCGCCCGACATCAAGCTCACGTTCCACAACGCGGGTCACATCCTCGGGAGCGCGGTCACCCACTTCCACGTCGGCGACGGCCTCTACAACGTCGCGTTCTCCAGCGACATCCACTACGAGGACACCCGCCTGTTCAACGGCGCGGTCAACGACTTCCCGCGGGTCGAGACGCTCGTGTTAGAGTCCACCTACGGCGGTCGCGGCGACTACCAGACCGACCAGGATGACTCCGAGGAGGCGCTCAAGGAGGTCATCAACGAGACCTACGAGCAGGGCGGCAAGGTCGTCATCCCGGCGTTCGCCGTGGGGCGCTCGCAGGAGATCATGCTCGTCTTGGAGGAGGCGATGCGGGAAGGAGAGATCCCGGAGATGCCGGTCCACCTCGACGGGATGATCTGGGAGGCGACAGCGATCCACACCACCTACCCCGAGTACCTCCGCGACGACCTCCAAGACCGCATCTTCCACGACGACGAGAACCCGTTCCTCGCGGAGCAGTTCAACCACATCGACGCCGGCGAGGACGAGCGTCAGGAGGTCACCGACGGCGACGAGTGTATCATCATCTCCACCTCCGGGATGATCGAGGGCGGGCCGATCATGTCGTGGCTCCGCCACATCGGACCCGACCCGGACTCGAACCTCGTGTTCGTCGGCTACCAGGCACAGGGGACCCTCGGCCGCCGGATCCAGAACGGCTGGGACGAGATCCCGGTCGACGGCTGGGGCGGCGGCAGCCGCGGCGACACGCTCACCCTCCAGATGGGGATGGAAGTCGTCGACGGCTTCTCCGGCCACGCCGACCGGCAGGGGTTAGAGAACTTCGTGAAGACGATGAACCCGCGGCCGGAAAAGATCCTCTGCGTCCACGGCGACGAGAGTTCGGTCCAAGACCTCTCCTCGGCGCTTTACCACGACTACAACGTGCGGACGTTCGCCCCGAAGAACTTGGAGACGTTCCGGTTCAAGTGA
- a CDS encoding SDR family oxidoreductase has protein sequence MPPGTDRRRVQKTVLITGCSSGIGRAAAHAFLDEGWTVYATARNPADVEALGEAGCELATLDVTDQDDVDRVVDRILDEEGAIDALINNAGYGQFGPIEDVATDRLHDQFDVNVYGPHRLIRAVLPAMRRERDGTIVNVSSVAGRVSMPGGGVYSGSKFALEAMSDALRVEVADLGIDVVVVEPGPVKTNFSKRAQAEAGVDPDGSDGEEPETEGAEGVDRTDAYEEFYAMFEDAQLIGGDGPGAVEPELVADAVYDAASATQPPARVQPGTVARVGVLARLLPDALLDKAYGLVRNFTS, from the coding sequence ATGCCGCCGGGGACCGACCGACGACGCGTGCAGAAGACGGTACTCATCACCGGCTGTTCCTCGGGTATCGGCCGCGCCGCGGCGCACGCCTTCCTGGACGAGGGATGGACCGTGTACGCCACCGCGCGGAACCCCGCGGACGTCGAAGCGCTCGGCGAGGCGGGCTGTGAACTCGCCACGCTTGACGTCACCGACCAGGACGACGTCGACCGCGTCGTCGACCGAATTCTCGACGAGGAGGGCGCGATCGACGCCCTGATCAACAACGCCGGCTACGGGCAGTTCGGACCGATCGAGGACGTCGCCACCGACCGGCTCCACGACCAGTTCGACGTGAACGTGTACGGTCCCCATCGGCTGATCCGGGCGGTCCTCCCCGCCATGCGCCGCGAGCGCGACGGGACCATCGTCAACGTCTCGTCGGTCGCGGGGCGGGTGTCGATGCCCGGCGGCGGCGTGTACAGCGGGTCGAAGTTCGCCCTAGAGGCGATGTCGGACGCGCTCCGCGTCGAGGTCGCGGACCTCGGGATCGACGTGGTCGTCGTCGAGCCGGGGCCGGTGAAGACGAACTTCTCGAAGCGCGCGCAGGCGGAGGCGGGCGTCGACCCGGACGGGAGCGACGGCGAGGAGCCAGAGACCGAAGGAGCCGAGGGGGTCGACCGGACCGACGCCTACGAGGAGTTCTACGCGATGTTCGAGGACGCGCAGCTGATCGGCGGCGACGGTCCCGGTGCGGTCGAGCCGGAACTGGTCGCGGACGCGGTCTACGACGCCGCGAGCGCGACGCAGCCGCCGGCCCGCGTCCAGCCCGGCACGGTCGCCCGCGTCGGCGTCCTCGCCCGGCTCCTTCCAGACGCGCTGCTGGACAAGGCGTACGGGCTAGTGCGGAACTTCACGTCGTGA
- the psmA gene encoding archaeal proteasome endopeptidase complex subunit alpha has product MQGQSQQQAYDRGITIFSPDGRLYQVEYAREAVKRGTASVGIRAEDGVVLAADKRARSPLMEPESIEKLHKADNHVGVASAGHVADARQLIDFARRQAQVNQLRYGEPVGIETLTKNITDHIQQYTQVGGARPFGVALIVGGIENGEPRLFETDPSGTPYEWQALAIGSDRSDLRDYLEEEYEEGLSTDEAVGLALDTLARSNDGELSPDGVGVATITVDDEEYTERSTDELEEILDERDLLPTDDGDDESADESGDGDEE; this is encoded by the coding sequence ATGCAGGGCCAATCCCAACAACAGGCGTACGACCGCGGCATCACCATCTTCTCTCCGGACGGCCGACTCTACCAGGTCGAGTACGCCCGAGAGGCGGTGAAACGAGGGACGGCGAGCGTCGGGATCCGCGCCGAGGACGGAGTCGTCCTCGCGGCGGACAAGCGCGCCCGCTCCCCGCTGATGGAGCCGGAGAGCATCGAGAAGCTCCACAAGGCCGACAACCACGTCGGCGTCGCGAGCGCGGGCCACGTCGCCGACGCCCGCCAGCTCATCGACTTCGCGCGGCGACAGGCGCAGGTGAACCAGCTCCGCTACGGCGAGCCGGTCGGCATCGAAACGCTGACGAAGAACATCACCGACCACATCCAGCAGTACACGCAGGTCGGCGGCGCGCGCCCCTTCGGCGTCGCGCTCATCGTGGGCGGGATCGAGAACGGCGAGCCGCGCCTGTTCGAGACCGACCCCTCCGGCACCCCCTACGAGTGGCAGGCGCTGGCGATCGGCTCGGACCGCAGCGACCTCCGCGACTACCTCGAGGAGGAGTACGAGGAGGGCCTCTCGACGGACGAGGCGGTCGGGCTCGCACTCGACACGCTCGCGCGGTCGAACGACGGCGAGCTGTCGCCCGACGGCGTCGGCGTCGCAACGATCACAGTCGACGACGAGGAGTACACCGAGCGGTCGACCGACGAGTTAGAGGAAATCCTCGACGAGCGGGACCTGCTCCCGACGGACGACGGGGACGACGAGTCGGCGGACGAGAGCGGCGACGGCGACGAGGAGTAG
- a CDS encoding Rpp14/Pop5 family protein, with amino-acid sequence MKHLPKHLRPRWRYLAVGTESWSDAEIGRRGFQRALWYSAGNLLGDAGSADADLTLLSFSHADGTGEAVVRVRHGHVDGARAAIASVSEVDGEPVGIRVRGISGTVRACEERYMRRATASSTQRDVAFEGTERPAAVRGDACDVRVESGRVGATTFDIE; translated from the coding sequence ATGAAACACCTCCCGAAACACCTGCGACCGCGGTGGCGGTACCTCGCTGTCGGGACCGAGTCGTGGTCGGACGCCGAGATCGGTCGACGGGGATTCCAGCGCGCGCTGTGGTACAGCGCCGGCAACCTCCTCGGAGACGCCGGGAGCGCCGACGCCGACCTCACGCTGCTGTCGTTCTCGCACGCGGACGGGACCGGCGAGGCCGTCGTCCGCGTCAGACACGGCCACGTCGACGGCGCGCGCGCCGCGATCGCCTCCGTGAGCGAGGTCGACGGCGAGCCGGTCGGGATCCGCGTGCGGGGGATTTCGGGGACGGTGCGTGCCTGTGAGGAAAGATATATGCGTCGCGCGACCGCCAGTTCGACACAGCGAGACGTCGCGTTCGAGGGCACCGAGCGGCCCGCTGCCGTGCGCGGAGACGCGTGCGACGTGCGGGTCGAGTCGGGTCGCGTCGGCGCGACGACGTTCGACATCGAGTGA
- a CDS encoding class I SAM-dependent methyltransferase produces the protein MKKTVEEHAERFSEKAAAYDDSKSGEYRACASLVIDRAAPEPEDVVLDLGAGTGAIALGVAADAERVLARDVSEGMMDEGRRKADERGVENVEFAYGEFRDPGLEDGRAVDVVTSNFALHHLADDEKREAVRVMAETGARRIVLGDVAFFEGPDPGAPFYSPEVDDPATVGTLVEAFTEEGFAVTAVERVHDQVAVIVAERTRGLRA, from the coding sequence ATGAAGAAGACGGTTGAGGAACACGCGGAGCGGTTCTCCGAGAAGGCGGCCGCGTACGACGACTCGAAGAGCGGCGAGTACCGCGCCTGCGCGAGCCTCGTGATCGATCGCGCGGCGCCGGAGCCAGAAGACGTCGTCCTCGACTTGGGTGCGGGGACGGGCGCCATCGCGCTCGGGGTCGCCGCCGATGCCGAGCGCGTGCTCGCGCGAGACGTTAGCGAGGGGATGATGGACGAGGGGCGCCGGAAGGCCGACGAGCGCGGCGTCGAGAACGTCGAGTTCGCCTACGGCGAGTTCCGCGACCCCGGACTCGAAGACGGACGGGCCGTCGACGTGGTCACCTCGAACTTCGCGCTCCACCACCTCGCGGACGACGAGAAGCGCGAGGCGGTCCGGGTAATGGCGGAGACGGGCGCGCGCCGGATCGTCCTCGGTGACGTCGCGTTCTTCGAGGGACCGGACCCGGGCGCGCCGTTTTACAGCCCCGAGGTCGACGACCCGGCGACTGTCGGCACGCTCGTCGAGGCGTTCACGGAGGAGGGGTTCGCGGTGACCGCCGTCGAGCGCGTCCACGACCAGGTGGCGGTGATCGTCGCGGAACGGACCCGCGGGCTTCGGGCGTGA
- a CDS encoding RNase P subunit p30 family protein: MYEAVHARPGGEATVARHAATAARHGYDGVIVRTREALDAVGADGDSSEGDSGGADGHESPVRDPAALSEEYGIDVVDAVEIDADDPTSASGAVGNFRTDRTVVCVVGGDDALNRFAVEQPGVDALVRPMSGSGEFNHVLAKAARDNGVRVEFDFGPALRATGGKRVRALSDLRKLREIVSHYDAPYVVSANARSHLQLRAPRGVVAVGEAVGFDAEAVREGLQAWGDLVDRNRERRSEAFIEPGVRRGRYEEDG; the protein is encoded by the coding sequence ATGTACGAGGCCGTTCACGCCCGTCCCGGCGGGGAGGCGACCGTCGCGCGCCACGCCGCGACCGCGGCTCGGCACGGCTACGACGGGGTCATCGTCCGGACGCGCGAGGCGCTCGACGCCGTCGGAGCGGACGGCGACTCCAGCGAGGGCGACTCCGGCGGGGCCGACGGCCACGAGAGCCCCGTCCGCGACCCGGCCGCGCTCAGCGAGGAGTACGGGATCGACGTGGTCGACGCGGTCGAGATCGACGCCGACGACCCGACGAGCGCCTCGGGCGCTGTCGGGAACTTCCGCACCGACCGGACCGTGGTCTGCGTCGTCGGGGGTGACGACGCCCTGAACCGGTTCGCGGTCGAGCAGCCCGGCGTCGACGCCCTCGTCCGCCCGATGTCGGGGAGTGGCGAGTTCAACCACGTCCTCGCGAAGGCGGCCCGGGACAACGGCGTCCGCGTCGAGTTCGACTTCGGCCCGGCGCTGCGCGCGACCGGGGGGAAACGGGTCCGAGCGCTCTCGGACCTCCGGAAGCTCCGCGAGATCGTCTCCCACTACGACGCGCCGTACGTCGTGAGCGCGAACGCCCGCTCGCACCTCCAGCTCCGGGCGCCTCGGGGAGTAGTCGCCGTGGGAGAGGCCGTCGGATTCGACGCCGAAGCCGTGCGGGAGGGGCTTCAAGCGTGGGGGGACCTCGTCGACCGCAACCGGGAGCGTCGCTCCGAGGCCTTCATAGAGCCGGGGGTCCGACGTGGCAGATATGAAGAAGACGGTTGA
- a CDS encoding DUF6498-containing protein, which produces MVTADRPPAGSRSTLALVVATNCLPLAGVVAFGWRVGELLAVYWIEVVVMVAAYSVAALFAERPIRLEDRSFYIVGYSEDAERDEAVWGTDPEPIRLGSWLPPVYRRNARVVVRSLGIFLFIAFPLGYVGADALSYLTLTVGLATVGVCGAQVAEVRREFFAERAYENLSPYMVVEAAQRVVSFYVVIGMLTVPAVTVALIAVQAVVGPGALDPVAAAVGGKAVLLPYLIPITLAKATVEWSRRQAYHEDDPDGIAAWFTGEDPRREWEKREDPSDDG; this is translated from the coding sequence ATGGTCACCGCCGATCGCCCGCCTGCGGGAAGCCGGTCGACTCTCGCGCTCGTGGTCGCGACCAACTGCCTCCCACTCGCGGGGGTCGTCGCGTTCGGCTGGCGCGTCGGCGAACTGCTCGCCGTCTATTGGATCGAGGTGGTCGTCATGGTGGCCGCGTACAGCGTCGCCGCGCTGTTCGCGGAGCGGCCGATCCGCCTGGAGGACCGGTCGTTCTATATCGTCGGCTACTCCGAGGACGCGGAGCGCGACGAGGCGGTGTGGGGAACCGATCCGGAACCGATCCGCCTCGGCTCGTGGCTCCCGCCGGTCTACCGCCGGAACGCCCGGGTCGTCGTCCGGTCGCTGGGAATCTTCCTCTTTATCGCGTTCCCGCTGGGGTACGTCGGTGCCGATGCGCTCTCGTACCTCACGCTGACGGTGGGGCTGGCGACGGTCGGAGTCTGCGGCGCACAGGTCGCGGAAGTGCGGCGCGAGTTCTTCGCCGAGCGCGCCTACGAGAACCTGTCACCCTACATGGTCGTCGAGGCGGCACAGCGGGTCGTCTCCTTCTACGTTGTCATCGGGATGCTCACGGTCCCCGCGGTCACCGTCGCGCTGATCGCGGTTCAGGCGGTCGTCGGTCCCGGGGCGCTCGACCCGGTCGCGGCCGCGGTCGGGGGCAAGGCGGTCCTGCTCCCGTACCTGATCCCGATCACACTCGCGAAGGCGACCGTCGAGTGGAGCCGACGGCAGGCGTACCACGAGGACGACCCGGACGGGATCGCGGCGTGGTTCACCGGCGAGGATCCGCGGCGGGAGTGGGAGAAGCGGGAAGACCCGTCCGACGACGGCTGA
- a CDS encoding DUF357 domain-containing protein, producing MPADLQEKTDRYERMLADALAVAEPRPPVDTPLGEAAADVTEMAESYLDDGRYFRADGDPVNALASFSYGYGWLDAGVRLGLFAVPDDTELFTT from the coding sequence ATGCCCGCTGACCTACAGGAGAAGACGGACCGCTACGAGCGGATGCTCGCGGACGCGCTGGCGGTCGCCGAGCCGCGGCCGCCGGTCGACACGCCGCTCGGGGAGGCCGCTGCCGACGTGACAGAGATGGCCGAGTCGTACCTCGACGACGGCCGCTATTTCCGGGCGGACGGCGACCCCGTGAACGCGCTCGCCTCCTTCTCGTACGGCTACGGCTGGCTCGACGCGGGCGTCCGGCTCGGGCTGTTCGCGGTGCCCGACGACACCGAGCTGTTCACGACCTGA